The genomic window CTCAATttattaatatgataatttcggtatcaattttattaatcatatcaaggaaataaaaacaaatttcctGTTGGGTGGGAGATTGTTGCTAGGTAGGTGAGACATTGCCACCACAAACCCACAACAACCCCAAAAAGAATGAATTATTACGAAGATGGtctttatatagattttttctttatcaggTCTTAGTATATTATTAAAGATGgaaagtttggtttttcatAAAAAGTGACCCCGTAAATGccttttctttaaaaattaaaaataaaatcaagtaACACCAAATATGTCATAGTCAGCTCCATCAACATTTCTATATCTTCAAAGCTGTCGGTCCAAATTCTTATCTTAAATTAACGCTATGAGAAAATCAGCCACCTCATGTCTACTCATatcataaatgaaaaataatgtgTTACACTGTTACGAAAAGATGGACTACACAGCATGTAACTAAATGTGGCTTCATATTGAAGATGAAAAATCATGATTTGGTTACagttttgagatttgagtTTTGGGTCAAGCTAATAACACTCTTACCTGCGAGTTTTCGACAGGGGTATGTATGTAAACTTACTAAACTACCACGTGTCAAAACCTGAACtggatttgttttggtattaTCCATTTACGCCTAATGGCATATGCCTTTTTGTGCACTGTACACTAGTACATTGCTTATGCTTTCTGTACGAATATATTTATCTTCAATAaactatattaatattttcaaaaacaagttttttcagacttaaaactaaaatacacTTTTGCAAACATCAAAGGGTTCTTTTCAGATCCATTGCGTTTGAATTCAGCAAATATATGACATTGAATACATAAAATACACAACTATTATATAACTTAACTGATCTGAATCCGTAGTCCTAGAAGAAACCCTGATTTCTGAACTTTCTAGATCTGGGAATAATATCATCTTGTACTTAATCAAGtggaaaatacaaaattgttttACCAACGAGCCAGTGATAGTTAAAAATTTcagatatatatgttcatatcAGTTTCATTATAATCAAGGTCCTACTATAGGCTAATCCATTTCATGGgaattaattattgtttccACAGAAAAATGagtattttctctctttatttgttGCTTACTTAGGTTaagaaacatcaaataatTTGGAAGAAGGAAAGTAGAAAGAGAAATAGTGTTTGATACCGTGAAGGGAAGAGAGCAGAGGCGGTGGCGCGTGTGGAAGCGCGTGTGTTAACTAGGTGTTTCCTTAAGCTGGTGATCAACTGAAAGCTCTTCGATCTGGTGGTTGCCATAAAACTGTGTTTCTTCGTCGGAGAttacaagagagagagatacaggaaaatttgtttctactcaagattttgcttcttttagtCAGTAATGTATGATGAGTTTAACTCCGTTTAATGTGtgcttatatatatgcatttaTTATGTATGCTTTGAAAGAGATTGGATTAGGAGACAAAACACTATCTGATCCACGTGTCTCACCTACCAAACGTTGCCGTTTCGCTTTTGACGCCGTTACTTGACAAATCGACACTGTGTGAATCTAAAGCCGACTTTAAAGAAACGGACTACTTAATATATctatacttttcttttgggCCGAGTTTTAGCAAATTCAGCCCATTTAAGCCCATTTTCCCTCTTAATCGACGTGCGACACGCGTTGACCGCCACGTGTATCACGTTCCTtacatcttctcttttcttcccCAGCAAAAAATGAGTCtgcaaaatagaaaattcaaGCTGCGATTgcgaggaagagaagagacttCAGATCTAGCTTGATCCGGTGATAATGGCGCTCGAGTGGGTGGTTTTAGGTTACGCGGCGGCGGCTGAAGCGATTATGGTGGTGCTATTGACGATGCCAGGACTCGACGGACTCCGCAAGGGATTAGTCGCCGTCACGCGTAATCTCCTCAAACCGTTTCTCTCCATAGTTCCTTTCTGTCTCTTCCTCTTAATGGACATCTACTGGAAATACGAAACTATGCCTTCGTGCGATGGCGATTCCTGCACACCGTCAGAGCATCTTCGTCACCAGAAGTCCATGATGAAATCCCAGCGAAACGCGCTTCTCATTGCGGCTGCACTTGTGTTCTACTGGATCCTTTACTCAGTCACCAATTTGGTTGTCAAGATCGAGCATCTTAACCAGAGGATCGAGAGGCTCAGGAACAAGGATTGATCGTCTCGTCTCAGGTTCAATTAGTGTAATGCCTTTTTTGGTTATCTTTCCCATTTGGCTaggttttctctttttcaacGTTTCTGATATGTGTCTTTTATCTTGTGGAGATTGAAGGATTTTATCCTACTTTTCTATGTTTGGATTCTTATTT from Arabidopsis thaliana chromosome 3, partial sequence includes these protein-coding regions:
- a CDS encoding B-cell receptor-associated-like protein (FUNCTIONS IN: molecular_function unknown; INVOLVED IN: intracellular protein transport; LOCATED IN: endomembrane system, integral to membrane, endoplasmic reticulum; EXPRESSED IN: 23 plant structures; EXPRESSED DURING: 15 growth stages; CONTAINS InterPro DOMAIN/s: B-cell receptor-associated 31-like (InterPro:IPR008417); BEST Arabidopsis thaliana protein match is: unknown protein (TAIR:AT5G17190.1); Has 102 Blast hits to 102 proteins in 17 species: Archae - 0; Bacteria - 0; Metazoa - 0; Fungi - 0; Plants - 102; Viruses - 0; Other Eukaryotes - 0 (source: NCBI BLink).) codes for the protein MALEWVVLGYAAAAEAIMVVLLTMPGLDGLRKGLVAVTRNLLKPFLSIVPFCLFLLMDIYWKYETMPSCDGDSCTPSEHLRHQKSMMKSQRNALLIAAALVFYWILYSVTNLVVKIEHLNQRIERLRNKD